A single window of Methylobacterium nodulans ORS 2060 DNA harbors:
- a CDS encoding Rap1a/Tai family immunity protein produces the protein MSAWVAVPTDLVAGVLTTLPTDIQSSAAESGPRVVDVRDRTTRSLEAVCIAEQGDALGWCSAYLIGVADTLTAFGDGGHKGGICKAHYALEQLSEIFLTWTRAHEALLRLDMLAGASLAFREKWPCSRGSQLLRQHGYRYVQLYAPSMSPGYSSRNSGPAITQVC, from the coding sequence ATGTCCGCCTGGGTTGCTGTTCCAACTGACCTCGTTGCTGGTGTCCTGACCACGTTGCCAACCGATATACAGTCTTCGGCTGCCGAGTCAGGACCGCGTGTCGTCGATGTGCGAGATCGGACGACGCGCAGTCTTGAAGCGGTCTGTATCGCCGAGCAGGGCGATGCTTTGGGCTGGTGCAGCGCCTATCTGATCGGTGTGGCCGACACCCTGACGGCCTTTGGGGACGGGGGTCACAAGGGCGGCATCTGCAAGGCCCATTACGCGCTCGAGCAGTTGTCGGAGATCTTCCTGACTTGGACGCGGGCCCATGAGGCGCTCCTGCGGCTCGACATGTTGGCGGGAGCAAGCCTCGCGTTCCGTGAGAAATGGCCGTGCTCTCGAGGAAGCCAGCTTCTGCGGCAGCATGGGTATCGCTATGTACAACTCTACGCTCCGTCGATGAGCCCTGGTTATTCATCGCGCAACTCCGGGCCTGCGATCACTCAGGTGTGCTAG
- a CDS encoding Cj0069 family protein: MPDALSHRFKVAIVWWGDARERAEARPETSRLTAIFAALERHGIAAEPAVWSDPLTDDVRAQLMGVDGVLVWVNPIPAPGSGGRGVLDDLLREVAAAGIFVSGHPDVITRIGVKEVLHRTRELGWGTDTHVYRDHAALAAEFPARVAAGPRVLKRNRGNGGLGVWKVERSTGADVAVQEAWGDRHGRTLPLDAFMAERVADFTDGGTLVDQPFQARHLEGMIRCYLSGDRVVGFGHQRVRALAPPEAGPAEPRLYSGPDDARFQCLRGLLEREWVPQMARLLGLDPEALPVIWDADFLLGPRNPAGEDTYVLCEINASSVFPIPDEAPEALANTTLRRLIAVREARNREAMQAQVPPPERKAAEAE; encoded by the coding sequence ATGCCTGATGCCCTCTCACACCGTTTCAAGGTTGCCATCGTCTGGTGGGGTGACGCCCGGGAGCGCGCGGAGGCGCGGCCGGAGACGAGCCGGCTCACCGCGATCTTCGCGGCGCTGGAGCGGCACGGAATCGCCGCCGAGCCGGCGGTCTGGTCGGACCCGCTCACCGACGATGTGCGCGCCCAGCTGATGGGCGTGGACGGGGTGCTGGTCTGGGTGAACCCAATCCCAGCACCGGGCAGCGGCGGGCGTGGGGTGCTGGATGATTTGCTACGGGAGGTGGCCGCGGCGGGCATCTTCGTCAGCGGTCATCCGGACGTCATCACCCGGATCGGCGTGAAGGAGGTGCTCCATCGGACCCGCGAGCTGGGCTGGGGCACCGACACCCACGTGTACAGAGATCACGCTGCGCTCGCGGCGGAGTTTCCTGCGCGGGTTGCGGCGGGCCCGCGGGTGCTGAAGCGGAACCGCGGCAACGGCGGGCTCGGGGTCTGGAAGGTTGAGCGGTCGACGGGGGCCGACGTCGCCGTCCAGGAGGCGTGGGGCGATCGTCACGGGCGCACCCTGCCGCTCGACGCGTTCATGGCGGAGCGGGTGGCCGACTTCACCGACGGCGGCACCCTGGTGGACCAGCCGTTCCAGGCGCGGCACCTAGAGGGCATGATCCGCTGCTATCTGTCGGGCGACAGGGTGGTGGGCTTCGGCCATCAGCGGGTCCGGGCCCTTGCCCCGCCCGAGGCGGGACCGGCGGAGCCCCGCCTCTATTCGGGGCCGGACGACGCGCGGTTCCAGTGCCTGCGGGGCCTGCTCGAACGGGAGTGGGTGCCGCAGATGGCCCGCCTGCTCGGCCTCGACCCGGAGGCGTTGCCGGTGATCTGGGACGCCGATTTCCTGCTCGGTCCGAGGAACCCGGCCGGCGAGGACACTTACGTGCTCTGCGAGATCAACGCGAGTTCGGTCTTTCCCATTCCGGACGAGGCACCCGAAGCCTTGGCCAACACGACCCTCAGGCGGCTCATCGCGGTCCGTGAGGCGCGTAATCGGGAAGCTATGCAGGCCCAGGTGCCCCCTCCAGAACGTAAGGCGGCCGAAGCGGAGTGA